One window of Medicago truncatula cultivar Jemalong A17 chromosome 2, MtrunA17r5.0-ANR, whole genome shotgun sequence genomic DNA carries:
- the LOC25487750 gene encoding hyaluronan mediated motility receptor → MIFKGSDKSKYCAVGGGDDGHFNFKRHTSWSEKITQPSEVRNPVSYDDDDVSLSQRLSRMSHSGTWTTNRDVPIKKRHNTAPVSLPVKRPLFDNRSSLNTSVKKSKVLPYDNQRKDKDDTPLSRSLAMPVGKSADKSLSSPRKEFALVEKSFNDCKKKKQEEKRLQSIKRDIEECSKELENMKKEISDAGRIKEAHKKIQGKIEECVKDFAAKQAQLCLMDNLIAERNEEVKTKETKLRPLMDNIDNIYERKKQELKDLSQNIAQCTVELKSKEKERDAMKKLIDRQAEILESERKKLLKVTQLSKNDPHAQVKGLESMKKQFEEQVKELELKEKRCGEQVVELESKEKLFEGRVNELKLKEKQHEDQVMEFKSKVQKYHGQMKQLESEKKHFSSRVKGQELKERQYEGRAKMLELKEEQLNDRVKEFHSKEEQFKGLVKGLQSKENQLGVRVKELESEKKKFEGRLKEFQSKQKLLEDQVKEIQSIEKEFEDRVKEHESKEEEFKTRMQELKRFVSQMDGFNSEEKQFAGRGKEPESEDKKFKVHLKDLKPKEKQFEGCMKSLESKPSKFHGKPKRPDLREKQYDSLIEPFHQETELDFVENLFKRQQYDEAVRFSRVYNFSDNNQLFGLFEEHVQNLKLISESTCKETNSIEIKDKARDQEVACLIAVLQCIIDNNLEFKDLLNKIDNRILELQRGK, encoded by the exons atgatttttaagggTTCTGATAAGTCAAAGTACTGTGctgttggtggtggtgatgatggCCATTTCAATTTTAAGCGGCACACATCATGGTCAGAGAAAATTACTCAGCCTTCAGAAGTGAGGAATCCAGTttcttatgatgatgatgatgtctCTTTGTCACAAAGGTTATCCCGGATGTCGCATTCTGGAACATGGACTACCAACCGTGATGTTCCTATTAAGAAGAGGCATAATACTGCTCCAGTGTCATTGCCAGTTAAGAGACCATTATTTGACAACAGAAGTTCCTTGAACACTTCTGTTAAGAAATCAAAGGTGTTACCATATGATAATCAACGTAAAGATAAAGACGATACTCCTTTGTCGAGGAGCCTTGCAATGCCAGTTGGTAAATCTGCTGATAAGTCACTTTCTTCGCCGAGGAAAGAATTTGCATTGGTAGAAAAATCATTTAACgattgcaaaaagaaaaaacaagaagagAAGAGATTGCAGTCCATAAAGAGAGATATTGAGGAGTGCTCCAAAGAGcttgaaaatatgaaaaaggaaattagtGATGCTGGAAGAATTAAGGAAGCTCACAAGAAAATCCAGGGGAAAATTGAAGAATGTGTCAAGGATTTTGCAGCAAAGCAAGCACAACTTTGTTTGATGGACAACTTGATTGCAGAGCGGAACGAAGAAGTAaagacaaaagaaacaaaacttcGTCCACTCATGGATAACATTGATAATATCTATGAAAGGAAGAAACAGGAACTCAAGGATCTTTCCCAAAATATTGCTCAGTGTACTGTGGAACTCAAGAGCAAAGAGAAAGAGCGTGATGCAATGAAGAAATTAATTGACAGACAAGCAGAAATACTAGAGTCTGAAAGGAAGAAGTTACTCAAGGTAACCCAATTGAGTAAGAATGATCCACATGCTCAAGTAAAGGGCCTTGAGTCAATGAAGAAGCAATTTGAAGAGCAGGTTAAAGAGCTTGAGTTAAAAGAGAAAAGGTGCGGAGAACAAGTGGTGGAGCTTGAGTCAAAGGAGAAGCTCTTTGAAGGCCGTGTAAATGAGCTGAAGTTAAAAGAGAAGCAACATGAAGACCAAGTGATGGAGTTCAAGTCGAAGGTGCAGAAATATCATGGCCAAATGAAGCAGCTTGAATCTGAAAAGAAGCATTTCAGTAGCCGAGTGAAGGGGCAGGAATTAAAAGAGAGGCAATATGAAGGACGAGCGAAGATGCTAGAGTTAAAAGAGGAGCAACTCAATGACCGAGTGAAGGAGTTTCATTCAAAAGAGGAGCAATTCAAAGGCCTGGTGAAGGGCCTTCAGTCAAAAGAAAACCAACTTGGTGTCCGTGTGAAGGAGCTCGAATCAGAAAAGAAGAAATTCGAAGGACGATTGAAGGAGTTCCAGTCAAAACAAAAGTTGCTTGAAGACCAAGTGAAGGAGATTCAATCAATAGAGAAGGAATTTGAAGACCGAGTAAAGGAACATGAATCCAAAGAGGAGGAATTCAAAACTCGAATGCAGGAGCTCAAGCGTTTTGTAAGCCAAATGGATGGTTTCAATTCAGAAGAGAAACAATTTGCAGGACGAGGGAAAGAGCCAGAGTCAGAAGACAAGAAATTCAAAGTACATTTGAAGGATCTTAAGCCAAAAGAGAAGCAGTTTGAGGGATGCATGAAGAGTCTTGAGTCAAAGCCAAGTAAATTTCATGGAAAACCGAAGCGGCCTGACTTAAGAGAGAAACAATATGATTCTTTAATAGAACCATTCCATCAAGAAACAGAATTGG ATTTTGTCGAGAATCTTTTCAAGAGACAGCAATACGATGAAGCTGTCAGATTCAGTCGTGTATATAACTTCAGCGACAATAATCAACTATTTGGTCTCTTTGAAGAACATGTGCAGAATCTAAAGCTAATTTCTGAGAGTACTTGCAAGGAAACTAACTCCATTGAAATTAAg GACAAGGCCAGAGATCAAGAAGTTGCTTGTCTCATAGCTGTTCTACAATGCATTATAGATAACAACCTAGAATTCAAGGATCTACTTAACAAGATTGACAATCGTATTCTTGAGCTACAGAGAGGCAAATAG
- the LOC25487751 gene encoding cingulin-like protein 1, whose translation MMDIVEATHKPKFCVGDEEYLNFKWLASFDKNTSQSASREDDDDDALSARFHKKRDTTTLSVKRVFDDNNSLCGSMKKSKVSPTPYDDDDDDDDDDDDDDDDDDDMSTDKSFSTLKEKLVLVEKSFEDIRSKTQVEERRLQSIKRDIEECCEDLENKKKEIRDVGRIIEARKKMQGKIDECVKDFVAKEGQLGLMEDLIGEHKKELKTKELELRQVMDNISKQKELESQVKELVNDLVSKQKHFESHIKELESKERQLEGRLKEHELEEKEFEGRMNELESKERHFKSEVEEINAKLMPLKGQIKELASKEKQLNGQVKELESKKNQFENRIKELESKEKQHEGRVKEHASKEREFESQVMEQQFKKKLFEIQVKALESKENQLVDQMKEFKSKEMEFEGQMKEMVLNQNHFDSRMMDLESKVKEHELKEKEFEGRMKEFESKKKGFAGRLKDLVNNLVSKQKHLENQAKELHSKEKQHEGRVMEHESKVREFEVKMMDLESKMKQFESQVEELKSKERHSQGQFKELESKEKKLDGRLKELKLKEDEFEGRVKELESEKKHFESRQKQLETQEKQYEEQMKEFQSKEEEFKVHVKDFESKDEEFEDQVKELKSKKKQFENQVEDFKSKEKQLESQVEDYKSKEKQIEERWKELESKENKFKVLVKELKLKEGQIKDPGSKLDKFDGQLKEPELTEKQFESLINYFDEEKESVASNTDDQLSPTIDGTSLQLLPSDETVILVNLQESSDPAKVVLDIIQKPIIPRCKNGEHAVIIDDGCIFLLEQLMRISPKIKPDVREEALKLALNLKANMKNTENSLVVLGFLLILSVYELLTYFDEDEVLELFTFVAQHKTAVELFKTLGFANKLSEFVEDLIRKKQFVVLTAWLRRIKKFLC comes from the exons ATGATGGATATTGTTGAGGCTACTCATAAGCCAAAGTTTTGTGTTGGTGATGAAGAATACTTAAATTTTAAATGGCTTGCATCATTCGATAAAAATACATCGCAATCGGCTTCTcgtgaagatgatgatgatgatgctttATCAGCAAGGTTTCATAAGAAGAGGGATACAACTACACTGTCAGTTAAGAGGGTATTCGATGACAACAATTCCTTGTGTGGTTCGATGAAGAAATCCAAGGTGTCTCCAACAccatatgatgatgatgatgatgatgatgatgatgatgatgatgatgatgatgacgacgaCGACATGTCAACTGATAAATCATTTTCCACACTCAAAGAAAAACTTGTGTTGGTAGAAAAATCATTTGAGGATATCAGAAGCAAGACACAAGTAGAAGAGAGGAGATTGCAGTCCATAAAGAGAGATATTGAGGAGTGCTGCGAAGATcttgaaaataagaaaaaggaaattaggGATGTTGGAAGAATTATCGAAGCTCGCAAGAAAATGCAGGGAAAAATTGACGAATGTGTCAAGGATTTTGTAGCAAAGGAAGGGCAGCTCGGTTTGATGGAGGACTTGATTGGAGAGCACAAGAAAGAACTAAAGACAAAAGAGTTGGAACTTCGTCAAGTCATGGATAACATTTCAAAACAAAAGGAATTGGAAAGCCAAGTGAAGGAGCTGGTGAATGATTTGGTATCAAAACAGAAGCATTTCGAAAGCCATATTAAGGAGCTTGAGTCGAAAGAGAGGCAACTTGAAGGCCGATTGAAGGAGCatgaattggaagaaaaagaatttgaagGCCGGATGAATGAGCTGGAATCTAAAGAGAGGCATTTCAAAAGCGAGGTGGAGGAGATCAATGCAAAATTGATGCCATTGAAAGGACAAATTAAGGAACTTGCCTCTAAAGAGAAGCAACTGAATGGCCAAGTGAAGGAGCTGGAATCTAAAAAGAACCAGTTTGAGAACCGAATCAAGGAGCTTGAGTCAAAAGAGAAGCAGCATGAAGGCCGGGTGAAGGAGCATGCATCAAAAGAGAGAGAATTTGAAAGCCAAGTGATGGAGCAGCAATTTAAAAAGAAACTGTTTGAAATCCAAGTCAAGGCGTTAGAGTCAAAAGAAAACCAACTTGTAGACCAAATGAAGGAGTTTAAATCAAAAGAGATGGAATTTGAAGGCCAAATGAAGGAAATGGTATTGAATCAAAACCATTTTGATAGCCGAATGATGGATCTTGAGTCAAAAGTGAAGGAGCATGAATTGAAAGAGAAGGAATTTGAAGGTCGCATGAAGGAGTTTGAATCAAAAAAGAAGGGATTTGCAGGCCGACTGAAGGATCTGGTGAATAACCTGGTATCGAAACAAAAGCATCTGGAAAACCAAGCGAAAGAGCTTCATTCAAAAGAGAAACAACATGAAGGCCGGGTGATGGAGCATGAATCAAAAGTGAGAGAATTTGAAGTTAAAATGATGGATCTAGAATCTAAAATGAAGCAGTTTGAAAGCCAAGTGGAGGAGCTTAAATCAAAAGAGAGGCATAGTCAAGGACAATTTAAAGAACTTGAGTCTAAAGAGAAGAAACTTGATGGCCGACTGAAGGAGTTAAAGTTAAAAGAGGATGAATTTGAAGGCAGGGTGAAGGAACTCGAATCTGAAAAGAAGCATTTTGAGAGCCGACAGAAGCAGCTTGAAACACAAGAAAAGCAATATGAAGAACAAATGAAGGAGTTCCAGTCAAAAGAAGAGGAATTCAAAGTACACGTGAAGGATTTTGAATCAAAGGATGAGGAGTTCGAAGATCAAGTTAAGGAGCTCAAATCAAAAAAGAAGCAATTCGAAAACCAAGTTGAGGATTTCAAATCAAAAGAGAAGCAACTTGAAAGCCAAGTCGAGGATTACAAATCAAAAGAGAAGCAAATTGAAGAACGGTGGAAAGAACTCGAGTCAAAAGAGAATAAGTTCAAAGTACTGGTCAAAGAGCTCAAGTTAAAAGAAGGACAGATCAAGGATCCTGGTTCAAAGCTGGATAAATTTGATGGACAATTGAAGGAGCCTGAACTGACAGAGAAACAATTTGAATCattgataaactattttgatGAGGAAAAAGAATCGG TTGCATCTAACACGGATGATCAATTAAGTCCAACCATTGATGGAACAAGTTTGCAGTTGCTCCCAAGTGATGAAACTGTCATTCTAGTTAATCTGCAAGAATCATCAGATCCAGCAAAAGTTGTTTTGGATATAATACAGAAGCCAATTATTCCACGGTGTAAGAATGGAGAACATGCTGTGATTATTGATGATGGCTGCATCTTTCTGCTAGAACAACTGATGAGAATCTCACCGAAGATTAAACCTGATGTAAGAGAAGAAGCATTGAAGCTAGCACTTAATCTGAAAGCTAACATGAAAAATACTGAAAATTCTCTGGTGGTTCTCGGTTTTCTACTGATTTTGTCAGTTTATGAATTGCTTACttattttgatgaagatgaagtctTGGAGCTTTTCACATTTGTTGCTCAGCACAAGACAGCTGTGGAACTGTTTAAGACCCTGGGTTTTGCAAATAAACTTTCAG AATTTGTTGAAGATCTTATCAGGAAGAAGCAATTTGTTGTGCTTACTGCTTGGCTGAGaagaataaaaaagtttttgtgCTAG
- the LOC120578260 gene encoding myosin-13 isoform X2 → MLVLKNRMDFKGSDNSEFCGVGEKSIWHPVSYDDADYDDDVPLSRRLSIWHPVSYDDADYDDDVPLSRRLSHMSNLVTRFSNRDIPLKKRRTATMPLSVKRPFYNSSSLNDSVEKSKASQYGNQDKEKDDAPLSRDFVSSKMKKQFEERVRDLQLKEKRCAERAVELEAKEKLFEGRVKELKLKENRLKGEVKEFELKLEKFHWQTKELESKKKNFDSRVKELNSKERQFKGWVKQLELKEEQFKGQVKELELEKKQFEEQLKDIRSKEKLVEVQVKEFDGRGKEFESKEDGFNARKQKLKGFVSQMEDLKSEEKHFEGRGKELKSNDKMFKVDAKVLNPKEKQTKSNKFDEETELGNQLSPDIDERSLMLLSCEQTDELELFDDDILGNLQGSSDPSKVVLDIIQNPIIKKCKIGDDAVIIDDSHILLLKELRKISLDIKPHVKEEAMKLALDLKANISQNTENSAAILGFLLLLSIYGLGPSFNEDDVLKLFGLVSQHDIAVELFGALGFANKISDFVQSLIKRQQYDEAVRFSCAYNFSNNTQLVDIFQEHVQNLNLIFESSCKEANSIEIKDKA, encoded by the exons ATGCTAGTGTTGAAGAATAGAATGGATTTTAAGGGTTCTGATAACTCAGAGTTTTGTGGTGTTGGTGAGAAAAGTATATGGCATCCAGTTTCTTATGACGACGcagattatgatgatgatgttccttTGTCAAGAAGGTTATCCATATGGCATCCAGTTTCTTATGACGACGcagattatgatgatgatgttccttTGTCAAGAAGGTTATCCCATATGTCGAATTTGGTAACACGGTTTAGTAACCGTGATATTCCTCTTAAGAAGAGGCGTACTGCTACAATGCCATTGTCAGTCAAGAGGCCATTTTACAACAGCAGTTCCTTGAATGATTCTGTTGAGAAATCAAAGGCATCGCAGTATGGTAATcaagataaagaaaaagatgatgCTCCTTTGAGTCGGGACTTTGTGTCATCGAAGATGAAGAAGCAATTTGAAGAGCGGGTTAGGGATCTTCAGTTAAAAGAGAAAAGGTGTGCAGAACGAGCGGTGGAGCTTGAGGCCAAGGAGAAGCTCTTTGAAGGCCGTGTAAAGGAGCTCAAGTTAAAAGAGAATCGGCTCAAAGGTGAAGTGAAGGAGTTTGAATTGAAGTTGGAGAAATTTCATTGGCAAACGAAGGAGCTTGAATCTAAAAAGAAGAATTTTGATAGCCGGGTGAAGGAGCTGAATTCAAAAGAGAGGCAATTTAAAGGATGGGTGAAGCAGTTAGAGTTAAAAGAGGAACAATTCAAAGGCCAAGTGAAGGAGCTTGAATTAGAAAAGAAGCAATTCGAAGAGCAATTGAAGGATATCCGATCAAAAGAAAAGCTGGTTGAAGTCCAAGTGAAGGAGTTTGACGGCCGAGGAAAGGAATTTGAATCAAAAGAGGATGGATTCAATGCTCGAAAGCAGAAGCTCAAGGGTTTTGTAAGCCAAATGGAAGATTTGAAATCAGAAGAGAAACATTTTGAAGGACGAGGGAAAGAGCTCAAGTCAAACGATAAGATGTTCAAAGTAGATGCGAAGGTGCTCAATCCAAAAGAGAAGCAGACAAAGTCAAATAAATTCGATGAAGAAACAGAATTGG GTAATCAATTAAGTCCCGACATTGATGAAAGAAGTTTGATGTTGCTCTCATGTGAGCAAACTGATGAGCTTGAGTTGTTTGATGATGACATTCTTGGTAATCTTCAAGGATCAtcagatccatcaaaagttgttTTGGATATAATACAGAACCCGATTATTAAAAAGTGTAAGATAGGAGACGATGCTGTAATTATTGATGATAGCCACATTCTTCTGCTCAAGGAACTGAGGAAAATCTCACTAGATATTAAACCTCATGTAAAAGAAGAAGCAATGAAGCTAGCACTTGATTTGAAAGCCAATATAAGTCAAAACACAGAAAATTCAGCGGCGATTCTAGGTTTTCTACTCCTTCTGTCAATTTATGGGCTGGGTCCATctttcaatgaagatgatgttttaaagCTTTTTGGACTTGTTTCTCAGCACGACATAGCTGTAGAGCTGTTTGGGGCCTTGGGATTTGCAAATAAAATATCTG ATTTTGTACAGAGTCTTATCAAGAGACAGCAATATGATGAAGCTGTTAGATTCAGTTGTGCATATAACTTCAGCAACAATACTCAGCTAGTTGATATCTTTCAAGAACATGTGCAGAATCTAAATTTAATCTTTGAGAGCAGTTGCAAGGAAGCCAACTCCATTGAAATTAAg GATAAAGCCTGA
- the LOC120578260 gene encoding cytadherence high molecular weight protein 2 isoform X1 — protein MLVLKNRMDFKGSDNSEFCGVGEKSIWHPVSYDDADYDDDVPLSRRLSIWHPVSYDDADYDDDVPLSRRLSHMSNLVTRFSNRDIPLKKRRTATMPLSVKRPFYNSSSLNDSVEKSKASQYGNQDKEKDDAPLSRDFVSSKMKKQFEERVRDLQLKEKRCAERAVELEAKEKLFEGRVKELKLKENRLKGEVKEFELKLEKFHWQTKELESKKKNFDSRVKELNSKERQFKGWVKQLELKEEQFKGQVKELELEKKQFEEQLKDIRSKEKLVEVQVKEFDGRGKEFESKEDGFNARKQKLKGFVSQMEDLKSEEKHFEGRGKELKSNDKMFKVDAKVLNPKEKQTKSNKFDEETELVTSYIGNQLSPDIDERSLMLLSCEQTDELELFDDDILGNLQGSSDPSKVVLDIIQNPIIKKCKIGDDAVIIDDSHILLLKELRKISLDIKPHVKEEAMKLALDLKANISQNTENSAAILGFLLLLSIYGLGPSFNEDDVLKLFGLVSQHDIAVELFGALGFANKISDFVQSLIKRQQYDEAVRFSCAYNFSNNTQLVDIFQEHVQNLNLIFESSCKEANSIEIKDKA, from the exons ATGCTAGTGTTGAAGAATAGAATGGATTTTAAGGGTTCTGATAACTCAGAGTTTTGTGGTGTTGGTGAGAAAAGTATATGGCATCCAGTTTCTTATGACGACGcagattatgatgatgatgttccttTGTCAAGAAGGTTATCCATATGGCATCCAGTTTCTTATGACGACGcagattatgatgatgatgttccttTGTCAAGAAGGTTATCCCATATGTCGAATTTGGTAACACGGTTTAGTAACCGTGATATTCCTCTTAAGAAGAGGCGTACTGCTACAATGCCATTGTCAGTCAAGAGGCCATTTTACAACAGCAGTTCCTTGAATGATTCTGTTGAGAAATCAAAGGCATCGCAGTATGGTAATcaagataaagaaaaagatgatgCTCCTTTGAGTCGGGACTTTGTGTCATCGAAGATGAAGAAGCAATTTGAAGAGCGGGTTAGGGATCTTCAGTTAAAAGAGAAAAGGTGTGCAGAACGAGCGGTGGAGCTTGAGGCCAAGGAGAAGCTCTTTGAAGGCCGTGTAAAGGAGCTCAAGTTAAAAGAGAATCGGCTCAAAGGTGAAGTGAAGGAGTTTGAATTGAAGTTGGAGAAATTTCATTGGCAAACGAAGGAGCTTGAATCTAAAAAGAAGAATTTTGATAGCCGGGTGAAGGAGCTGAATTCAAAAGAGAGGCAATTTAAAGGATGGGTGAAGCAGTTAGAGTTAAAAGAGGAACAATTCAAAGGCCAAGTGAAGGAGCTTGAATTAGAAAAGAAGCAATTCGAAGAGCAATTGAAGGATATCCGATCAAAAGAAAAGCTGGTTGAAGTCCAAGTGAAGGAGTTTGACGGCCGAGGAAAGGAATTTGAATCAAAAGAGGATGGATTCAATGCTCGAAAGCAGAAGCTCAAGGGTTTTGTAAGCCAAATGGAAGATTTGAAATCAGAAGAGAAACATTTTGAAGGACGAGGGAAAGAGCTCAAGTCAAACGATAAGATGTTCAAAGTAGATGCGAAGGTGCTCAATCCAAAAGAGAAGCAGACAAAGTCAAATAAATTCGATGAAGAAACAGAATTGG TTACATCATACATAGGTAATCAATTAAGTCCCGACATTGATGAAAGAAGTTTGATGTTGCTCTCATGTGAGCAAACTGATGAGCTTGAGTTGTTTGATGATGACATTCTTGGTAATCTTCAAGGATCAtcagatccatcaaaagttgttTTGGATATAATACAGAACCCGATTATTAAAAAGTGTAAGATAGGAGACGATGCTGTAATTATTGATGATAGCCACATTCTTCTGCTCAAGGAACTGAGGAAAATCTCACTAGATATTAAACCTCATGTAAAAGAAGAAGCAATGAAGCTAGCACTTGATTTGAAAGCCAATATAAGTCAAAACACAGAAAATTCAGCGGCGATTCTAGGTTTTCTACTCCTTCTGTCAATTTATGGGCTGGGTCCATctttcaatgaagatgatgttttaaagCTTTTTGGACTTGTTTCTCAGCACGACATAGCTGTAGAGCTGTTTGGGGCCTTGGGATTTGCAAATAAAATATCTG ATTTTGTACAGAGTCTTATCAAGAGACAGCAATATGATGAAGCTGTTAGATTCAGTTGTGCATATAACTTCAGCAACAATACTCAGCTAGTTGATATCTTTCAAGAACATGTGCAGAATCTAAATTTAATCTTTGAGAGCAGTTGCAAGGAAGCCAACTCCATTGAAATTAAg GATAAAGCCTGA
- the LOC25487755 gene encoding uncharacterized protein: protein MNKFDGQLKEPESRKKYIDEEKESVASYMHDQSSRAFGGTSLQLGTSEKTDGVQSLYNGILVNLQESADFVEHLINRNQTVAAVKFSFAYDLDDKDHLVDMLRKYVKNAKLICESSCKKSNSIGIKDKARDEEIASLGTVLQCISDSNLESTGLLHADIEYRILELKAHKGY from the exons ATGAATAAATTTGATGGACAACTAAAGGAGCCTGAGtcaaggaaaaaatatattgatgagGAAAAAGAATCCG TTGCATCTTACATGCATGATCAATCTAGTCGTGCCTTTGGTGGAACAAGTCTGCAGTTGGGCACAAGCGAGAAAACTGACGGAGTTCAATCTCTTTACAATGGTATTTTAGTTAATCTGCAAGAATCAGCAGATTTTGTTGAGCATCTTATCAACAGGAACCAAACTGTTGCAGCTGTTAAATTCAGTTTTGCATATGACTTGGATGACAAGGATCATTTAGTTGATATGTTGCGAAAATACGTCAAAAATGCCAAACTGATTTGTGAGAGCAGTTGCAAGAAATCAAACTCCATTGGAATCAAG GATAAGGCCAGAGATGAAGAAATTGCTAGTCTTGGGACTGTTCTGCAATGCATTTCTGACAGCAACCTTGAATCTACGGGTCTGCTTCATGCGGATATTGAATATCGCATTCTTGAGCTAAAAGCACATAAAGGCTATTAG